One segment of Polaribacter huanghezhanensis DNA contains the following:
- a CDS encoding ImmA/IrrE family metallo-endopeptidase: protein MKKTNKMKTVDSNFGFKLKKRREEKRLSLQSLGISVGLSKQSIFRYENGEQLPSTSILLKLSEELNVLPTYFFEDDNIEIEINQLNFREEDLINKNNFDVGFVKTICKKYLRNFLELETILKIKNNYINPLEGLIIESEKDVEKAAKKLRRKWRLGNAPISDVTQLIEDNGIYVIEVDMNSTFSGLSGLANENIPLIVINSNVNDKARKRFTTIHELGHIVLDFVEELDNDAIEKYCDHFAGAILLVDDTLEMELGKNRTKISLRELKAIKERYGISIGAIIFRAKSTGLISRETCNDWWSSYNVWRDNSEEFGKYFSSEKPTAFDNLILRGISEQKITWGKAAELKNTKIDLLKNQFKNEPALMVS, encoded by the coding sequence TTGAAAAAAACAAATAAAATGAAAACTGTGGACTCAAATTTTGGATTTAAGTTAAAAAAACGAAGAGAAGAAAAAAGATTATCACTGCAATCATTGGGTATTTCGGTTGGGTTATCAAAACAATCTATTTTTCGTTATGAAAATGGAGAGCAACTACCAAGTACTTCAATATTGTTGAAGTTAAGTGAGGAATTAAATGTTCTTCCTACATATTTTTTTGAGGATGATAATATTGAGATTGAAATTAATCAATTAAATTTTAGAGAGGAAGATTTAATCAATAAAAATAATTTTGATGTTGGTTTTGTCAAAACTATTTGTAAAAAGTATTTGCGTAATTTCTTAGAATTAGAAACAATATTAAAAATTAAAAATAATTATATTAACCCTTTAGAAGGATTAATAATTGAGAGTGAAAAAGATGTAGAAAAAGCCGCAAAGAAGTTAAGAAGAAAATGGAGGTTAGGTAATGCTCCTATTTCTGATGTAACTCAGCTTATTGAGGATAATGGAATCTATGTTATTGAGGTAGATATGAATAGTACTTTTTCAGGATTGAGTGGTTTAGCAAATGAAAATATTCCTTTAATTGTAATTAATTCAAATGTTAATGATAAAGCAAGAAAGAGATTTACTACAATTCACGAATTAGGTCATATTGTTTTAGACTTCGTCGAAGAATTGGATAACGATGCTATTGAAAAATATTGTGATCATTTTGCAGGTGCTATACTATTAGTTGATGATACTTTGGAAATGGAATTAGGTAAAAACCGAACAAAGATATCCTTGAGAGAGCTAAAAGCAATTAAAGAAAGATATGGAATATCAATTGGTGCAATCATTTTTAGAGCGAAATCTACAGGATTAATATCTAGAGAAACTTGTAATGATTGGTGGAGTTCATACAATGTTTGGCGTGATAATTCTGAAGAATTTGGAAAATATTTCAGCTCTGAAAAACCAACAGCGTTTGATAATTTGATTTTAAGAGGTATTAGTGAGCAAAAAATTACCTGGGGTAAAGCAGCAGAATTAAAAAACACGAAAATTGATTTATTGAAAAATCAATTTAAAAATGAACCAGCATTAATGGTAAGCTAA
- a CDS encoding GTPase-associated system all-helical protein GASH produces the protein MDDNFLQSTLKSGLFDIGDSDERLKWLQQSVATLVKYLQKNYSLLPRYSLVALDPNISDKEPILNDVEEIVTKYWTALRGKYPDMPRNIHRGVILNALMQIGSEDPVAARIIYLTSANFYPYTKLGKEKDIVHTLLTELGEMAESHAIEEWSLIEEEPKLKLGALKINDLKFGSAKIDKENLNAGMLKAIKNEPNGHGSNHGGNSAWGPHFAATSSNAIASSIDSALSELNKSVAPATLEDPINKFFTSFKKSLDESLKASFASILAVERRSKLLWWKETLYSPALRKSYREVSQPILPIIMGSDLNEQVAKITPISVDYLLRDTLLILIEKKGEKIKFKDFFNSLTEDSTKSEITNLLPEINESDGRISLTDFIVLFLNNKAKLKDFTERTGIKEGDEISIEDLSVAIFHDLLTKRLSSK, from the coding sequence ATGGACGATAATTTCTTGCAGTCAACTCTAAAATCTGGCCTATTTGATATTGGCGATAGTGACGAAAGGCTAAAATGGCTTCAACAATCTGTTGCAACCCTAGTGAAGTATTTACAAAAGAATTACTCCCTATTACCAAGGTATTCTCTGGTGGCACTCGACCCAAATATTTCGGATAAAGAACCAATTCTAAATGATGTTGAAGAAATTGTAACTAAATATTGGACGGCTCTTAGAGGTAAATATCCCGATATGCCTAGGAATATTCACAGGGGTGTTATTTTAAATGCTTTAATGCAAATAGGAAGTGAGGATCCTGTTGCTGCACGAATTATATACTTGACGTCTGCAAATTTCTATCCTTATACAAAACTGGGTAAGGAAAAGGATATTGTCCATACTCTCTTAACTGAATTAGGAGAAATGGCAGAAAGCCATGCCATTGAAGAATGGTCGTTGATTGAAGAAGAACCCAAACTAAAACTGGGAGCTTTAAAGATAAATGACTTAAAATTTGGCAGTGCTAAAATTGATAAAGAAAATCTTAATGCTGGAATGCTTAAGGCAATTAAGAATGAGCCAAATGGTCATGGTTCAAATCATGGAGGAAACTCTGCTTGGGGTCCACACTTTGCGGCCACTTCTAGCAATGCAATAGCTAGTTCCATTGATTCTGCATTATCTGAATTAAATAAATCAGTAGCTCCTGCAACCCTTGAAGATCCAATAAACAAATTCTTCACTTCATTTAAAAAGTCCTTAGATGAGAGTTTAAAAGCCTCATTTGCTTCTATTCTAGCTGTTGAACGCAGAAGTAAGTTACTTTGGTGGAAGGAGACGCTTTATTCTCCAGCACTCAGGAAAAGCTATCGAGAAGTTTCACAGCCTATTCTTCCAATTATAATGGGAAGTGACCTAAACGAGCAGGTTGCTAAAATAACTCCAATAAGTGTAGACTATCTTTTGAGAGATACCTTGTTAATTTTAATTGAAAAAAAAGGTGAAAAAATAAAGTTTAAGGACTTTTTTAACTCCTTAACAGAAGATTCAACCAAATCTGAAATAACCAACCTTTTGCCCGAAATTAATGAATCAGATGGAAGAATTAGTTTAACTGATTTCATTGTTCTCTTCCTAAATAATAAGGCTAAACTCAAAGACTTTACTGAAAGAACAGGAATTAAGGAAGGTGATGAGATTTCTATTGAAGATTTATCTGTCGCAATTTTCCATGATTTACTCACCAAAAGACTAAGTTCTAAGTAA
- a CDS encoding helix-turn-helix domain-containing protein has protein sequence MNIINYLKQARKNASLSLQDVAHLLEMDVSNLSKYERGIKTPTLQVILGYHIITKIPLSELFGQHILTAIDSISKKLTQFITRLEEEVTSPKMEQRIASLYEVLNTISCLKDVSENNHEKE, from the coding sequence ATGAATATTATCAATTATTTAAAACAAGCAAGGAAAAATGCTAGTCTTTCTCTTCAAGATGTTGCCCATCTATTAGAGATGGATGTTTCCAATCTTTCCAAATATGAAAGAGGAATCAAAACACCAACCTTACAAGTCATACTAGGATACCATATTATTACCAAGATACCACTCTCCGAATTATTTGGACAACATATTTTAACAGCTATTGATTCGATATCTAAAAAGCTGACACAATTTATTACTCGCTTGGAAGAAGAAGTAACTTCTCCAAAGATGGAACAACGAATTGCAAGTCTCTACGAGGTGCTTAACACCATATCTTGTTTAAAAGATGTGTCTGAAAATAATCATGAAAAAGAATAA
- a CDS encoding tyrosine-type recombinase/integrase, translating to MNIELLLEDFCHYSTYIRGVSKNTIRRYRQNISHYARASKITLVSDITEKNVQTFFLEGRMLKNWKATTYRTYYMTLLVFFRWCIKNGHLEKNYAKDLELPIIEKSLPTKLKKQEALRLLEFAYNYPYTHKYLKYRNHALFSMFLFAGLRKSELLNLKLNDVDLENLTIFVRLGKGNKDRIIPMSCTLAQSLNRYLLERKKLYKTCPEFFTSSNRNSGFTSSGLKLLVNQLKKASGLQFTIHKLRHTFATLMLEGGCDIYSLSKMMGHSDIKTTTIYLSATTEHLRSQIAIHPLNDNVHL from the coding sequence GTCATTATTCAACTTATATTCGTGGGGTTTCAAAAAACACGATACGACGTTACCGACAGAACATCTCACATTACGCAAGAGCTTCCAAAATTACCCTTGTAAGCGACATAACAGAGAAAAACGTACAAACGTTCTTCTTAGAGGGAAGAATGCTTAAGAATTGGAAAGCTACCACCTACAGAACCTACTACATGACCTTGTTAGTGTTTTTTCGTTGGTGCATTAAAAATGGTCATCTAGAAAAGAATTACGCCAAGGACTTAGAACTGCCAATCATAGAAAAGTCTTTGCCTACTAAACTTAAAAAACAAGAAGCATTGCGTTTATTAGAATTTGCCTATAACTATCCATATACGCACAAATACCTAAAATACAGAAATCATGCGTTGTTTTCCATGTTCCTATTTGCAGGACTTCGCAAGAGTGAACTGTTGAACCTAAAACTGAACGATGTTGATCTAGAGAACCTCACTATTTTTGTCCGCCTTGGAAAAGGAAACAAAGACCGGATTATTCCAATGAGCTGTACATTGGCTCAAAGTCTGAATCGGTATCTTTTAGAGCGTAAAAAACTGTACAAGACCTGTCCTGAATTTTTTACTTCTTCCAATCGCAATAGTGGGTTTACAAGCTCTGGGTTAAAACTCCTGGTCAATCAATTAAAAAAAGCTTCAGGACTTCAGTTTACTATTCATAAGTTGCGACACACCTTTGCTACACTTATGCTAGAGGGAGGTTGTGATATCTATAGTTTATCTAAAATGATGGGGCATAGTGATATCAAAACAACTACCATCTACCTCTCTGCTACCACAGAGCATTTACGTTCTCAAATTGCTATTCATCCTCTTAATGATAATGTTCATCTCTAA
- a CDS encoding E2/UBC family protein, giving the protein MIPSELLKEIADLQKVGYQIETSLVGSRVYVVFKDYILPSSFNMEKTDLLVWTNTNYPSCAFDMFWVHEKLFLSNGVVPQAAQHIENHCGINWRRFSIHPYQVKPWNPSEDSLEGYISYINKRLNQGI; this is encoded by the coding sequence ATGATTCCTAGTGAATTATTAAAAGAGATAGCCGACCTTCAGAAGGTCGGCTATCAAATTGAAACGAGTTTAGTTGGCAGTAGAGTTTATGTAGTTTTTAAAGATTACATCTTGCCCTCTAGTTTTAATATGGAAAAAACAGATCTTTTGGTTTGGACAAATACAAATTACCCAAGTTGTGCATTTGATATGTTTTGGGTACATGAAAAATTGTTTTTATCTAATGGAGTAGTTCCACAAGCAGCACAGCATATAGAAAATCATTGTGGCATAAATTGGAGGAGATTTAGTATTCATCCATACCAAGTCAAACCTTGGAATCCATCAGAGGATAGTTTAGAAGGTTATATAAGTTATATTAATAAACGTCTAAATCAAGGAATATGA
- a CDS encoding type IV secretory system conjugative DNA transfer family protein, giving the protein MKLKDLPIVAMERMGEFLDSVLQALIGKNHSLEASFERPSKLISAKNKGFSVTGKKHLSVQQSRNNMVIISPSGGGKTTSVIYPSIFNIESSMLISDPSGELIQTKNYLLSKGFKVKVLDFGNKEHSLYYNPLRRIKNNADVNKIAQMLVRSSSKSEGDFWSLKSTELIGLFINFLLETAPKVNQNLANVFRLLELLQAEPKDIDALFADKAPEYLWRKYKSLMGNSENTRASIISSAQASLSFIGNDKTLSDLTSIDTFNFDDFRREKTVVFLRCPLGDMNYYSTILSILFEQFFSHVFNELPKQEDDDIFVLIDELSSLHLPNLSNIISNARKFKIPILGVLQSENQLYNNYGSYNAKTILNNANVKVYFTGLTDESIHLEKTLGTYEYQDDKGIKRKRSLMTSDEIRTMSKDTILVIPSGMRPLRCKVTPYYKQQKLVGYMNMETPTEVEEIHLNFEVQYLDLSKYNDKELSSQKENEIQ; this is encoded by the coding sequence ATGAAATTAAAAGATTTACCTATAGTAGCTATGGAGAGAATGGGAGAATTCTTGGATAGCGTTTTACAAGCATTAATTGGAAAAAACCATAGTCTTGAGGCTAGTTTTGAAAGACCCTCAAAACTAATATCTGCCAAAAATAAAGGTTTTTCTGTAACGGGAAAGAAACACTTATCAGTTCAGCAATCAAGAAACAATATGGTTATTATATCTCCCTCTGGAGGAGGCAAGACAACCTCTGTCATTTATCCTAGTATCTTTAATATTGAATCTTCAATGCTTATAAGCGACCCCTCTGGGGAGCTTATACAAACCAAAAATTATCTTCTCTCAAAAGGATTTAAAGTAAAAGTTTTGGACTTTGGAAATAAAGAACATTCATTGTACTACAATCCTCTTCGAAGAATTAAAAACAATGCAGATGTGAATAAGATTGCTCAGATGCTTGTACGCTCAAGCTCAAAATCAGAAGGAGATTTCTGGTCATTAAAGTCAACTGAACTCATAGGGTTGTTTATTAATTTCTTATTAGAAACAGCTCCTAAGGTGAATCAAAATCTTGCTAATGTTTTTCGATTACTGGAGTTATTACAGGCAGAACCTAAAGATATTGATGCACTCTTTGCCGATAAAGCACCGGAATACTTATGGAGAAAATACAAATCGCTGATGGGGAACTCAGAAAATACGAGAGCCTCAATTATTTCTTCAGCACAGGCGAGCTTATCTTTTATAGGAAATGATAAAACATTGAGTGATTTAACAAGTATTGACACCTTTAATTTTGATGATTTTCGTAGAGAAAAAACAGTCGTATTTTTACGGTGCCCACTAGGTGATATGAATTATTATTCCACTATTCTATCAATTCTATTTGAACAGTTCTTTTCTCATGTATTTAATGAATTGCCAAAACAAGAAGATGACGATATTTTTGTCTTAATTGATGAACTCTCAAGCCTACATTTACCAAACCTTTCTAATATCATTTCAAATGCTAGAAAGTTTAAAATTCCCATTTTAGGAGTACTTCAGAGTGAAAACCAATTGTATAACAATTATGGGTCATATAATGCAAAAACGATTCTAAACAATGCAAATGTGAAGGTGTATTTCACAGGGCTTACCGATGAGAGTATTCATCTTGAAAAAACACTAGGTACTTATGAGTACCAAGACGACAAAGGTATTAAAAGAAAGAGAAGTTTAATGACAAGTGATGAAATCCGCACAATGTCAAAAGACACGATCCTTGTGATACCAAGTGGCATGCGTCCTCTTCGTTGCAAGGTTACCCCGTATTACAAACAACAAAAACTTGTAGGGTATATGAACATGGAGACTCCTACTGAAGTAGAAGAAATTCATTTAAATTTTGAAGTACAGTATTTAGATCTTTCAAAATACAATGACAAAGAATTATCAAGTCAAAAGGAGAATGAGATACAATAG
- a CDS encoding ThiF family adenylyltransferase, which yields MKWKIKFKECLFNELNTYLFNLSPKENGCFLLANTKGKIIFITDIFYPQEDSWVKRDRDRCIPNSAYISSACLQANHLNKTLIFVHSHPEEHHPATFSFIDDISNDKMFENLKDILNHSIGSFVFSNKGIHGVVFSDSKKQKIESYSVYGETINYIIDAGQKTKRLDIEEFDRQIRFMKNSGIDVLSNINIAIVGLGGIGSPLAVMLAKMGVKNLSFYDFDKIEVHNLPRIYGATKKSIGKYKVDVVKKHIKSFSDDIKIKTYYKAIDTQTDLSIHDVVFGCLDNHTARDTLNKNTLENSILYVDSGCAIPLDDKEVVLQSAISTNVVMNDKPCLWCTNTLNAMTIMEESLTPEELKQRQDDGYVQGVEKAPSVITLTTAVATFAINRFLNIYKILKGSYPTKSMFDFNNNIYFEPKLTVNKKCKCINNNPFT from the coding sequence ATGAAGTGGAAAATTAAATTTAAAGAATGCTTATTCAATGAATTAAATACATATTTATTTAATTTAAGTCCAAAAGAAAATGGATGTTTCCTTTTGGCTAACACCAAAGGTAAAATCATATTTATTACAGATATTTTTTATCCTCAAGAAGATAGTTGGGTTAAAAGAGACAGAGATAGGTGTATTCCAAATTCAGCATATATTTCTTCTGCGTGTTTACAAGCAAATCATTTAAACAAAACTTTAATATTTGTTCATTCTCATCCTGAAGAACACCATCCTGCAACTTTTAGTTTTATAGATGATATTTCTAACGATAAAATGTTTGAAAATTTAAAAGATATTCTTAACCACTCTATTGGAAGTTTTGTCTTTAGTAATAAAGGAATACATGGTGTAGTTTTTTCAGATTCAAAAAAACAAAAAATTGAATCTTATTCAGTTTACGGAGAAACCATAAACTATATAATTGATGCTGGTCAAAAAACAAAAAGGTTAGACATTGAAGAGTTTGATAGACAGATTAGGTTTATGAAAAATAGTGGCATAGATGTTTTATCTAATATAAATATTGCTATTGTTGGGCTTGGAGGTATTGGTTCTCCTTTAGCCGTAATGTTGGCAAAAATGGGAGTTAAGAATTTGAGTTTTTATGATTTTGATAAAATTGAAGTGCATAATTTACCCAGAATTTACGGAGCAACAAAAAAGAGTATTGGAAAATACAAAGTAGATGTTGTTAAGAAACATATCAAATCTTTTAGTGATGATATTAAAATCAAAACTTATTATAAAGCTATAGATACACAAACTGATTTATCAATACATGATGTTGTTTTTGGGTGCTTAGATAATCACACAGCTAGAGATACTCTTAATAAAAACACTTTAGAAAATTCCATTTTATATGTAGATTCTGGTTGTGCAATTCCACTTGATGATAAAGAAGTGGTGCTTCAATCTGCAATTTCTACAAATGTTGTGATGAATGATAAACCTTGTTTATGGTGCACTAATACACTAAATGCAATGACAATTATGGAAGAAAGTTTAACACCTGAAGAATTAAAACAAAGACAGGATGATGGGTATGTACAAGGCGTTGAAAAAGCTCCAAGTGTAATAACATTAACGACAGCAGTTGCAACTTTTGCTATAAATAGATTCTTAAATATTTATAAAATACTAAAAGGTTCATATCCAACAAAAAGTATGTTTGATTTTAACAACAACATATATTTTGAGCCTAAATTAACTGTAAATAAAAAATGTAAATGTATTAATAATAATCCATTTACTTAA
- a CDS encoding TRAFAC clade GTPase domain-containing protein has protein sequence MAGNCSQPKCYPEDSGCNIEGCINLSDCKFYGKKGAPKKEDKQALDDEGHRISWTGNTMGLNDLNFLTASRKPIFIGVTGVASAGKTTFLATLYCLIRQGAKIGEYSFSGSLTLNGWEDIAWYLSWKSNAEIQFPDHTTNNSGRVPGLLHLTLKNKAGKNIDLIFTDAPGEWFDHWSNNVNSENAIGAQWIYENCDGFLLFADNDMLSGSQRGNAKRQLKQVADRLIENITDRPIGLIWSKSDLELTHQTKEQIVTHIEATPFSHFNQFETSVQEGDKGKFHKAILESVNWIMEVMEQNHNTLPKISVAKPEDMFLSKRTINE, from the coding sequence ATGGCTGGAAATTGCTCACAACCTAAGTGTTATCCTGAGGACAGTGGATGCAATATTGAAGGATGCATAAATCTTTCAGATTGCAAATTCTATGGTAAAAAGGGAGCTCCTAAAAAGGAAGACAAACAAGCATTAGATGATGAAGGACATAGAATCTCTTGGACAGGAAATACAATGGGGCTTAATGATCTTAATTTTTTGACAGCATCCAGAAAGCCAATTTTTATAGGGGTTACAGGAGTTGCAAGTGCTGGGAAAACTACTTTTTTAGCCACACTATACTGTCTTATTAGACAGGGTGCTAAAATAGGTGAATACAGTTTTTCTGGTTCCCTTACACTCAACGGCTGGGAAGATATTGCATGGTATCTGAGTTGGAAAAGTAATGCAGAAATTCAGTTCCCAGACCATACCACCAATAACTCAGGGAGAGTTCCAGGGTTACTCCATTTAACCTTAAAAAATAAAGCAGGCAAAAATATAGACCTAATTTTCACAGATGCGCCTGGCGAATGGTTTGATCACTGGAGCAATAATGTAAATAGCGAAAATGCGATAGGTGCTCAGTGGATATATGAAAACTGCGACGGTTTTTTACTTTTTGCAGACAATGATATGCTTTCTGGTAGTCAAAGAGGTAATGCCAAACGACAACTTAAACAAGTTGCGGATCGGCTAATTGAAAACATCACCGATCGACCAATTGGTCTAATATGGTCTAAATCAGATTTAGAGTTAACTCACCAGACTAAAGAACAAATTGTCACACATATAGAAGCTACACCATTTAGTCACTTCAATCAATTTGAAACTAGCGTTCAAGAAGGCGATAAAGGGAAATTTCATAAGGCTATTTTGGAATCAGTTAACTGGATTATGGAGGTAATGGAACAAAATCACAATACACTTCCAAAAATTTCAGTAGCCAAACCCGAGGATATGTTTCTTTCAAAACGCACTATCAATGAATGA
- a CDS encoding multiubiquitin domain-containing protein, which yields MISKSYYTVFTGKDSQYYFNLKAGNHEIILQSEGYKNKQNALGGISSVQKNCIDDENYIRKTAKDGSPYFVLEAKNGEPIGKSEMYSSEQMRDNGIESVKKNGTTIVIKGGSKHTFQITINKSPYTVDNKEMSGAEILALANLSSNQYSLFLVKGVSQEEIKATDTVKMKNGLCFQAIISNIQFG from the coding sequence ATGATAAGTAAAAGTTATTACACAGTGTTTACTGGCAAAGACAGTCAGTATTATTTTAACCTGAAAGCAGGTAATCATGAAATTATTCTTCAGTCAGAAGGATATAAAAACAAGCAAAATGCTTTAGGTGGAATTTCATCTGTACAAAAAAATTGTATTGATGATGAAAATTACATTAGAAAAACAGCGAAAGATGGTTCGCCGTATTTTGTATTAGAAGCAAAAAACGGAGAACCAATTGGTAAAAGTGAAATGTATAGTTCAGAACAGATGAGAGATAATGGTATCGAATCTGTTAAGAAGAATGGAACTACTATTGTTATCAAAGGTGGCTCAAAGCATACGTTTCAAATTACCATAAATAAGAGTCCATATACCGTGGATAATAAAGAAATGTCAGGAGCTGAAATTTTAGCCTTAGCCAATTTATCTTCTAACCAGTACAGTTTATTTCTTGTAAAAGGAGTAAGCCAAGAAGAAATAAAAGCTACTGACACAGTGAAAATGAAAAATGGTTTATGTTTTCAAGCTATTATTAGTAATATTCAATTTGGATAA
- a CDS encoding relaxase/mobilization nuclease domain-containing protein translates to MQDIEQKREQLVLKQFVQGYHSDKWVNAFKENDNNRTFRHAKRTVLRHEIISFSPKSNQYLTRDVLKTIAKYYLKHRSPKSLGICTVHYDKAPHIHFVISGVGIGGVSTRISREEFKAFKIKLQEFQQQLFPELSHSIVNHSKKKALS, encoded by the coding sequence ATGCAAGACATAGAACAAAAAAGAGAACAACTCGTTCTAAAACAGTTTGTTCAAGGTTATCATTCCGATAAATGGGTAAATGCTTTTAAAGAAAACGATAACAATAGAACTTTTAGACACGCTAAAAGAACGGTACTTCGCCATGAAATCATTAGTTTTTCTCCAAAGAGTAATCAGTATTTAACAAGAGATGTTTTAAAGACTATTGCAAAATATTATTTAAAGCATCGCTCACCAAAATCACTGGGAATTTGTACAGTACATTATGACAAAGCACCACATATCCACTTTGTCATTTCAGGTGTAGGTATTGGTGGGGTTTCGACAAGGATAAGCAGGGAAGAGTTCAAGGCTTTTAAAATTAAATTACAAGAATTTCAACAACAACTATTTCCCGAATTATCACATTCCATTGTAAATCATTCCAAAAAAAAAGCCTTGTCCTGA